One window of Deltaproteobacteria bacterium genomic DNA carries:
- a CDS encoding threo-3-hydroxy-L-aspartate ammonia-lyase, whose protein sequence is MKGGSMFDKVKAASERIRGHAHRTPVMTSRTLNRWVGAEVFLKCENFQRMGAFKFRGAFNTMSQLSENQRINGVLTYSSGNHAQAVALVGQLLNIPVTVVMPRDAPITKRAATEAYGATVIDYNPEEANREEVARDLAESQPYTLIPPFDHPEIVAGQGTTAMELLEDVPSLDMLLVPCGGGGLLSGCAIAANGLRPGCRVIGIEPELADDATRSFKTRKLHRVHNPPTIADGTRTPSLGKITFPLVLEYVDDMSTVTEEAIITAVQFLFYRMKLVVEPSGALGLSALLSGAISPRGRVGVILSGGNIDGPTMTMILNQGNTGI, encoded by the coding sequence ATGAAGGGGGGGAGTATGTTTGATAAGGTAAAGGCCGCCAGTGAGCGTATCAGGGGCCACGCCCACAGGACTCCTGTAATGACCTCCCGTACCCTGAATCGATGGGTCGGGGCGGAAGTTTTTCTGAAATGTGAAAACTTCCAAAGGATGGGGGCCTTCAAGTTTCGGGGGGCCTTCAACACTATGTCGCAGTTGAGTGAAAATCAACGAATCAATGGGGTGCTGACCTATTCCTCCGGGAACCATGCCCAGGCCGTGGCACTCGTTGGACAACTCCTGAACATCCCGGTCACCGTGGTCATGCCCAGGGACGCCCCGATCACCAAGCGGGCCGCCACTGAGGCCTATGGTGCAACCGTCATCGACTATAACCCGGAGGAAGCCAACCGGGAGGAAGTGGCCAGGGACCTGGCGGAATCCCAACCTTATACCCTGATTCCACCCTTTGACCACCCGGAAATCGTCGCCGGCCAAGGGACTACAGCAATGGAGCTCCTTGAGGATGTCCCCTCCCTGGATATGTTACTGGTCCCTTGTGGAGGGGGCGGTCTGCTCAGCGGTTGCGCCATCGCCGCAAATGGCCTCCGGCCCGGCTGCCGGGTGATCGGGATTGAACCCGAACTTGCTGACGATGCCACACGGTCCTTCAAGACCCGGAAACTCCACCGCGTTCACAACCCTCCCACCATCGCCGATGGCACCCGTACCCCCTCTCTCGGAAAAATCACCTTTCCCCTGGTCCTGGAATACGTGGATGACATGAGTACCGTTACCGAAGAGGCCATTATCACGGCGGTACAATTCCTGTTCTACCGAATGAAGCTGGTAGTGGAACCCTCAGGTGCCCTTGGCCTCTCCGCCCTCCTGAGCGGGGCCATATCCCCTCGGGGAAGGGTGGGAGTGATCCTCAGCGGTGGGAATATCGATGGTCCCACTATGACCATGATCCTGAACCAGGGAAACACAGGAATTTGA
- a CDS encoding ATPase P, giving the protein MVKTEIPGHGELAIRYLVLDYNGTLAVDGEPLPGVKKALTALSGDVEVHILTADTFGKVRSRMAEVPCVISVLPPGGQDKGKLDYITRLGPRQTACIGNGRNDRLMVKEAALGIAVILGEGASTETLLAADVVCTDILSALELLNHPLRLTATLRT; this is encoded by the coding sequence ATGGTCAAAACCGAAATTCCGGGTCACGGAGAACTCGCGATCCGGTACCTCGTCCTGGATTATAACGGCACCCTAGCTGTGGATGGAGAACCCCTTCCAGGGGTGAAAAAGGCCCTTACGGCACTCTCCGGTGACGTGGAGGTCCACATCCTGACGGCGGATACCTTCGGAAAGGTCCGAAGCAGGATGGCCGAAGTTCCCTGCGTTATTTCCGTGCTCCCGCCCGGGGGCCAGGATAAAGGGAAACTCGATTACATAACGAGGCTTGGCCCACGGCAAACAGCCTGTATCGGGAACGGCCGTAACGACCGGCTCATGGTGAAGGAAGCGGCCCTTGGGATCGCCGTGATCTTAGGGGAAGGTGCATCAACAGAGACGCTTCTCGCCGCCGATGTGGTTTGCACTGACATCCTTTCCGCCCTGGAACTCCTGAACCATCCATTACGCCTGACCGCCACTTTGAGGACTTAA
- a CDS encoding J domain-containing protein, which translates to MKLFEKITAARDILELPERATRKQIKANYRRLLREWHPDRGTRADKEIRERRTRQIIEAYRIIRTYCDNYRYSFTEEEVRNYLSGEEWWMERFGTTTPGGKSNP; encoded by the coding sequence ATGAAACTTTTCGAAAAAATCACGGCGGCGAGAGACATTCTGGAACTCCCCGAACGGGCCACCCGGAAACAGATCAAAGCCAACTACAGGAGACTCCTCAGAGAATGGCATCCGGACAGGGGAACCCGGGCCGACAAAGAAATCCGTGAAAGACGGACGCGGCAGATCATTGAAGCTTACAGGATCATCCGGACTTATTGTGACAACTACCGGTATTCTTTTACCGAGGAAGAGGTCCGCAATTACCTGTCAGGTGAAGAGTGGTGGATGGAGCGCTTCGGGACGACCACCCCCGGGGGGAAATCGAATCCATGA
- a CDS encoding TRAP transporter substrate-binding protein encodes MKRRIAFLVAGVFLISILSLTLIPGYATAKTIKLSYAQFAPAKTFVGVQLERWKKEVEKRTNGKVKVDAYHGGTLLGAKNMIDGVIAGTADIGCLCMAYQPGRFVITNATSLPLGFPNARVASLTLWDLYKKYNPKAFSKVKVLSMFTCGPSNIMSKIPVRTLADLKGLALRASGGAAKILKAWGANQVGMPMSTVPEALQKGVVKGLFSSLEVMKDFRFAEICKYATITNTVIYPFAVVMNKDKWNSLPGDVKKVMESMAREHAEWTGSYMDDHIAEAIEWSKKEQGVEIIQLSKAEKAKWDKLLEPITAGWIEDAKKKGIPGDAIVSDIKAFMKKYQ; translated from the coding sequence ATGAAAAGAAGAATTGCATTTTTAGTGGCAGGGGTTTTTTTGATCTCAATATTAAGCTTAACTTTGATACCGGGGTATGCTACCGCAAAAACCATCAAGCTCAGCTATGCACAGTTTGCACCTGCTAAAACCTTCGTAGGTGTCCAACTGGAGAGATGGAAAAAAGAAGTCGAAAAACGAACAAATGGCAAGGTAAAGGTAGATGCTTATCACGGAGGAACCTTGCTCGGCGCAAAAAACATGATAGACGGCGTTATTGCGGGTACAGCGGATATCGGCTGTCTTTGCATGGCATACCAACCCGGCCGCTTCGTGATCACTAACGCCACCAGCCTGCCTCTCGGATTTCCAAACGCCCGTGTTGCAAGTCTGACTCTTTGGGACCTTTACAAAAAGTACAATCCAAAAGCATTTTCCAAAGTAAAAGTTCTTTCCATGTTCACGTGCGGCCCTTCAAATATTATGTCCAAGATTCCCGTCCGAACCCTCGCTGATCTCAAGGGTCTCGCTTTGCGCGCATCCGGAGGTGCCGCAAAAATACTGAAGGCATGGGGGGCGAATCAGGTCGGGATGCCCATGTCCACAGTGCCCGAGGCCCTTCAAAAGGGTGTGGTAAAAGGTCTGTTCTCCTCGCTTGAAGTCATGAAAGACTTCAGGTTTGCTGAAATTTGCAAATATGCGACCATCACCAATACGGTGATTTATCCCTTTGCTGTCGTCATGAACAAGGACAAGTGGAATTCCCTGCCTGGAGACGTCAAAAAGGTCATGGAGTCCATGGCAAGGGAACATGCGGAGTGGACCGGCAGCTATATGGACGATCACATTGCGGAGGCCATTGAATGGTCTAAAAAAGAGCAGGGCGTCGAAATAATCCAGCTATCCAAAGCAGAAAAAGCCAAATGGGACAAACTCCTTGAACCTATCACAGCAGGCTGGATTGAAGATGCAAAAAAGAAAGGGATTCCCGGGGACGCTATAGTGTCTGATATCAAGGCGTTCATGAAAAAATATCAATAA
- a CDS encoding TRAP transporter small permease translates to MEALKKATHFLNVVLVWIASFFLGAMIFLTCGNIFLRAVWLPLRGTFELMGYFGAIVTAFALGYAQIGRSHIAVDILVLRFSKKTRKILNGVNYLICTVFFSIVAWQIAKHATTLWKTGEVTETLRFAYYPFTYGVSLGCLVLALVMFVDFLQLLIGDKGEK, encoded by the coding sequence ATGGAAGCACTCAAAAAAGCAACCCATTTTCTGAACGTGGTCCTCGTCTGGATAGCGAGCTTTTTTCTGGGCGCAATGATTTTTTTAACGTGCGGCAATATTTTCCTGCGCGCGGTTTGGCTTCCCTTAAGGGGAACTTTTGAACTGATGGGATACTTCGGAGCGATAGTGACAGCTTTTGCATTAGGTTATGCACAGATTGGACGTTCCCATATTGCTGTTGATATTTTGGTGCTTCGCTTCTCAAAGAAAACCCGCAAGATTCTGAACGGCGTTAATTACCTCATTTGCACTGTTTTCTTCTCTATAGTGGCATGGCAGATAGCCAAACATGCAACAACCTTATGGAAGACGGGGGAAGTAACGGAAACGCTCCGATTTGCTTATTATCCTTTTACATACGGTGTTTCACTTGGTTGCCTTGTTTTAGCATTGGTCATGTTTGTTGATTTTCTGCAATTGCTTATCGGCGATAAGGGGGAAAAATAG
- a CDS encoding TRAP transporter large permease yields MDLAVVGIIGIIILLLVLFFLGMPVGFAMAVVGFCGFAYVISFKAALNMVAIDIWATFSKYGLTVIPLFILMGYLAFNSGIAEKLYNTAYKWFGHWRGGLAIATIGADELFAAICGSNTATAATMGAIAIPQMKKYNYDARLSSGTVVTGGTLGTVMPPSVLLIIIGLQTEQSIIKLFLAGILPAILLGILFVLTISVLCRIYPDFGPAGPKTTFKEKLKSLAGVTEAIAIFVLVIGGLYAGIFTPTEAGAAGVLLTLIVTAPAGRLKWKGIVDSVRDTLKISCMAFVLVTGALIFGRFLAVTRLPFLVADFAASLPVSRYLILTIVLLIYLVGGCFMDALGFLVLTIPIFFPLGKALGFNPIWYSIIITMVTTLGAITPPVGVNIYVVKALAPEIDIGTIFKSAFFFLLACIVSIAILIIFPQITLFIPNLVH; encoded by the coding sequence ATGGACCTTGCCGTAGTTGGAATCATTGGAATCATAATCCTTCTCCTTGTACTTTTTTTCCTGGGAATGCCAGTCGGTTTTGCCATGGCGGTTGTGGGGTTTTGCGGATTTGCCTATGTGATTTCATTTAAAGCCGCATTAAACATGGTAGCCATCGATATATGGGCGACATTCTCAAAATACGGCCTCACCGTGATACCTCTTTTCATTCTAATGGGTTACCTGGCATTCAACTCCGGCATCGCAGAAAAACTATACAACACCGCCTACAAGTGGTTTGGACATTGGCGCGGGGGGCTGGCGATAGCGACTATCGGTGCTGATGAGCTTTTTGCTGCAATTTGCGGCTCCAATACAGCAACGGCAGCCACCATGGGTGCCATAGCCATACCGCAAATGAAGAAATACAATTATGATGCAAGGTTAAGCAGCGGCACCGTGGTTACCGGCGGCACGCTTGGTACGGTCATGCCACCCAGCGTGCTTCTTATTATTATCGGGCTTCAAACAGAACAATCCATCATCAAACTTTTCCTGGCAGGAATATTGCCGGCGATTCTTCTTGGGATCCTCTTTGTATTGACAATCTCAGTTCTTTGTCGAATTTATCCTGATTTTGGACCTGCCGGGCCGAAAACAACCTTCAAGGAAAAGCTCAAATCCCTTGCAGGAGTTACGGAGGCCATAGCCATATTTGTGCTGGTGATAGGCGGTTTGTATGCGGGCATCTTCACTCCTACTGAAGCGGGAGCCGCCGGGGTTTTACTGACACTCATTGTCACCGCACCGGCAGGTAGGCTGAAGTGGAAAGGAATTGTTGATTCTGTGAGGGATACATTGAAAATTTCCTGTATGGCGTTTGTCCTCGTTACAGGGGCTTTGATTTTCGGTCGATTTCTGGCTGTAACCAGACTCCCTTTTTTGGTAGCGGATTTCGCCGCCTCACTTCCCGTGTCGCGATACCTCATCCTGACGATTGTTTTGCTGATTTATTTGGTCGGCGGTTGTTTCATGGACGCCCTTGGTTTTCTGGTACTCACAATCCCTATATTTTTCCCGTTAGGAAAAGCCCTTGGTTTTAATCCAATATGGTACTCGATTATTATCACTATGGTAACAACACTCGGAGCGATTACACCGCCTGTCGGCGTGAATATATATGTAGTGAAAGCACTGGCCCCGGAAATAGACATAGGCACTATTTTCAAGAGCGCATTTTTCTTCCTCCTGGCCTGTATTGTTTCTATCGCGATTTTAATCATATTTCCTCAAATTACTCTGTTTATACCGAATTTGGTCCATTAA
- a CDS encoding TRAP transporter substrate-binding protein has product MCRLTKALISTGLFVMLALCPVIPGIAGEAQFTARYATQLSKTFHLTETDYKFAELVAQKTDGRLKIDVYPAGQLYKGRSIVKAIVDGALQIGIVYSGAWNGQLPYIDIFDVPFVFKSMEDIHQAIAGPLGGMIARDMEKFNARLLYVGYYGRSFEIANRIRPLKTRGDFKGLKIRCNLPTAVAAISAMGAAPVKMSSSEVYMALQRKTIDGVVSGAQSIVKRKWNETCKFLTITNGSYSPWPVVMNLKFWNKLPADIQKAVMEAAAEVSRMSLNRAEKEDAAALAQAKKSMDVHLLQGLWPEARDAGLAAWRKRTGDQKADDILKLLGL; this is encoded by the coding sequence ATGTGTCGTTTAACAAAAGCTCTGATCAGCACAGGTTTGTTCGTAATGCTGGCATTATGCCCCGTAATTCCCGGTATCGCTGGAGAGGCTCAATTTACTGCACGCTATGCCACTCAGTTGTCCAAGACCTTTCACCTTACCGAGACAGATTACAAATTCGCCGAACTAGTGGCCCAAAAGACCGACGGCCGCCTTAAAATCGATGTATACCCGGCCGGCCAGCTTTACAAGGGACGCTCGATTGTTAAGGCGATTGTGGATGGGGCCTTACAGATTGGCATTGTTTACAGTGGGGCTTGGAACGGGCAATTGCCGTATATTGATATTTTTGATGTGCCCTTTGTTTTCAAAAGCATGGAGGATATCCACCAAGCCATAGCCGGACCTTTAGGCGGAATGATTGCCAGGGACATGGAGAAATTCAACGCCAGATTGTTATATGTGGGTTACTATGGACGCAGTTTCGAGATAGCCAACCGCATAAGACCTTTGAAAACCAGGGGCGATTTCAAAGGACTGAAGATACGCTGTAACCTGCCTACGGCGGTGGCGGCCATAAGCGCCATGGGGGCCGCACCCGTAAAGATGTCTTCTTCAGAAGTATACATGGCGCTGCAGCGCAAGACCATCGATGGTGTGGTTTCAGGTGCGCAGTCCATCGTTAAACGCAAGTGGAATGAAACCTGTAAATTTCTCACCATAACCAATGGAAGCTACTCGCCTTGGCCGGTGGTCATGAATCTGAAGTTCTGGAATAAACTGCCGGCCGATATACAAAAAGCTGTCATGGAGGCGGCGGCGGAAGTGAGTCGGATGAGCTTAAATCGCGCTGAAAAGGAGGACGCCGCCGCACTCGCACAAGCCAAAAAATCCATGGATGTCCACCTGCTTCAAGGCCTATGGCCGGAAGCCCGTGATGCCGGTCTGGCTGCGTGGCGAAAACGTACCGGCGATCAGAAAGCCGATGATATCTTGAAGCTTCTGGGGTTGTAA
- a CDS encoding TRAP transporter small permease, with amino-acid sequence MPKRDYIRNTDPVQGRFECAVEWLITWAARVAGILLLVVGFFVFYEVVCRHIFRSPTLWVMDYSIYLVMWAVFLGSAYTMRSRGHVLVDVVISRIDPGIRRIIKLGIHVIIFLFALTITSAGIYSCIRAYQMKELTLSALYIPLYYPMSSIPVGFALLALEEMSMIRKLVSSQLDTGSRRGKAHK; translated from the coding sequence GTGCCCAAAAGGGATTACATCAGGAATACAGACCCGGTCCAGGGCCGTTTTGAATGCGCCGTGGAATGGCTGATTACTTGGGCGGCCCGGGTGGCCGGAATCCTGCTGCTTGTTGTGGGATTTTTTGTATTCTACGAAGTGGTATGTCGTCATATTTTCCGATCTCCCACACTCTGGGTAATGGACTACTCTATCTACTTGGTGATGTGGGCCGTTTTTTTGGGTTCAGCGTACACAATGCGCAGCCGGGGGCACGTACTCGTGGATGTCGTCATAAGCAGAATTGACCCAGGCATTCGTCGGATCATAAAACTCGGCATTCACGTTATCATTTTCCTTTTTGCTCTTACCATCACATCAGCGGGAATTTATTCCTGCATCCGCGCCTACCAGATGAAGGAACTGACTCTCTCAGCACTATACATACCGCTTTATTATCCGATGAGTTCCATACCAGTCGGCTTTGCCCTGTTGGCTCTGGAAGAAATGAGTATGATCCGCAAACTGGTATCTTCGCAGTTGGATACCGGGAGCCGGAGAGGAAAAGCTCATAAATGA
- a CDS encoding TRAP transporter large permease: MTAFVFILVSICLIVGMPVAFALGIVGFGGLFALDGTAAFYGVTMIVYESLHSFTLTAIPLFILMANILIHSRISEDLYRFIHSLVGHWPGGLGIATVLFCAGFSAISGSSVATAATVGMLAVPEMLQLGYDRRFTFGLVAAGGTLGILIPPSLSMILYGALTDVSVGDLFIAGIIPGIILTCLFLCYVVLHTHNKGYTRTRPADRQEKVTALKRAGWGMVLPPLVVGGIYLGWFTPTEAAGIGVVYSMAAALITRRLRIVNLMPVLLATLRTTAMVLIIIVGALLFGHVVTILQVPQRLITYLAALDVSPWQFIILVCIIFIFLGDFLEVVSITIITLPIIFPILLALNIDPVWFAVIMTINMEFALITPPVGLNLFVIKGVVEDATLFDVFRGTLPFMILMLATLILIILFPQLSIWLPFLLH; this comes from the coding sequence ATGACAGCCTTTGTTTTTATACTTGTATCCATCTGCTTGATTGTCGGAATGCCGGTGGCCTTTGCCTTGGGGATCGTCGGGTTCGGCGGGCTTTTCGCCTTAGATGGCACGGCGGCTTTTTACGGCGTCACCATGATTGTTTACGAGAGCCTGCACAGTTTTACTCTGACCGCTATTCCTCTGTTTATCCTGATGGCCAATATCCTCATTCACTCACGGATCAGCGAAGATCTCTACCGGTTCATCCACAGTTTGGTGGGTCATTGGCCCGGAGGGTTGGGCATTGCCACGGTGTTGTTCTGTGCCGGTTTTTCGGCCATCAGCGGCTCGTCGGTGGCTACCGCGGCGACGGTGGGCATGCTGGCGGTGCCTGAAATGCTTCAGTTAGGCTATGATCGGCGCTTTACTTTCGGCCTCGTTGCCGCCGGCGGGACACTGGGAATCCTCATACCGCCCAGTCTTTCAATGATACTTTACGGCGCCCTTACTGACGTTTCAGTGGGTGACCTGTTTATTGCCGGCATTATACCCGGTATTATCTTGACGTGCCTTTTCCTGTGTTATGTCGTGCTCCATACCCACAATAAGGGTTACACCAGGACCCGCCCCGCAGACCGGCAGGAAAAAGTAACGGCATTAAAACGTGCGGGATGGGGTATGGTGCTGCCACCGCTGGTGGTGGGGGGGATTTATCTGGGCTGGTTTACACCGACTGAAGCAGCCGGAATCGGAGTGGTTTACAGTATGGCGGCGGCTTTGATTACCAGGCGTCTTCGAATAGTCAATTTGATGCCGGTGCTTCTTGCCACCTTGCGCACAACAGCCATGGTGTTGATCATCATCGTGGGAGCCTTACTCTTCGGCCATGTGGTCACTATCCTGCAGGTACCTCAACGGCTGATTACCTATCTGGCCGCACTCGATGTTTCTCCCTGGCAGTTTATAATTCTGGTCTGTATTATCTTTATTTTTCTGGGTGATTTTCTGGAGGTGGTATCGATCACCATAATAACACTTCCAATTATTTTTCCCATCCTGTTAGCCCTGAATATCGATCCGGTCTGGTTTGCTGTAATCATGACGATCAATATGGAATTTGCTTTGATTACCCCCCCGGTGGGATTAAACCTCTTTGTTATCAAAGGTGTTGTCGAAGATGCCACCCTGTTTGATGTCTTTCGCGGCACTTTGCCGTTTATGATTTTGATGCTGGCCACTTTGATTTTGATCATCCTTTTCCCGCAACTATCTATATGGCTGCCTTTCTTATTGCACTGA
- a CDS encoding MarR family transcriptional regulator — MKKYDIDESFGTIVHWAERALINRLNHNFRKSGLDITTEQWRVLANLWNREGQSQQELAECTRKDKTGITRIVQGLEKRNLVVRIADTSDSRTKLLYLTKKGRESIKVLIKMAIRTLEEAKAGIPEEEIQICKKVLRKVTENLKDLDNAD, encoded by the coding sequence GTGAAAAAATACGACATAGATGAATCCTTCGGAACTATTGTGCACTGGGCGGAGAGAGCCCTTATCAACAGGCTGAACCATAACTTCCGAAAAAGCGGCTTGGATATCACCACTGAACAATGGCGTGTGCTTGCAAACCTCTGGAACCGTGAGGGACAAAGCCAGCAGGAGCTCGCCGAATGCACTCGAAAGGACAAGACCGGCATCACGCGTATTGTTCAAGGCCTTGAGAAAAGGAATCTTGTTGTTCGAATCGCTGATACATCCGACAGCCGAACCAAATTGCTCTATTTAACCAAAAAGGGCAGGGAATCCATAAAAGTGCTTATCAAAATGGCGATTCGAACCCTTGAAGAAGCAAAGGCCGGGATTCCAGAAGAGGAAATACAGATCTGCAAAAAAGTACTGCGCAAGGTGACCGAGAATCTTAAAGATCTTGATAATGCCGATTAA
- a CDS encoding hydantoinase/oxoprolinase family protein, whose translation MRIGIDVGGTFTDVVLIDDRTGLFHYAKTPTTHFDLAEGVLNGLRDILNIANISMDQVDYIIHGTTIGTNAIVEGKGARIGLITTAGFEDVLEIRRVARPKEAAFDFGADNPPPLVPRYLRKGVRERIDSKGCVVVPLEEKDVEQVCAFFKEQQIEAVVVSFLFSFLNPLHEKRVAEIVGDLLPGIPVSLSSEICPEFREYERTCTTVMNGYLGPVIRDYMDNLTARLSREFGEVTLHIMQSNGGTMTAEVAKDHASHLINSGPAGGAIAAAFVSRLTGSAMAVGADMGGTTFDISIIDQNLPKTTTWGGVTNYPIKLPMVDLKTIGAGGGSIAWVDEGGVLNVGPQSAGSDPGPAGYGWGGTLPTVSDANLVLGRLNPDYFLGGKLPLYPEKARAAIEEHVAKPMNLSVEEAAAGIIRIVNANMAKGISGNSVERGYDLREFALITMGGAAALHAAEIAKELSMARVIVPAMSGNFSAVGMVVADIQHDYVRTYAKKHWNIHPEDLLARFKEMEEEGMKQLREEKVPEDRIEITWSADLRYEGQSWELNTPIPVNHALKTGDILKIVEDFHALHQRVYSYSEPEETVEFINLRVRVKGLNPPIAMEAEYPEDTGFTGEPKALRPVYFEGAGWQEIPIYERDLLPVGSRVPGPCIIEERISTALIPQGFTGSIDSFRNIIMVQEHWEQTNIGGRNAP comes from the coding sequence ATGCGAATCGGAATCGATGTAGGCGGCACATTCACGGACGTTGTTTTAATCGACGACCGAACAGGGCTGTTTCACTACGCCAAGACGCCCACAACTCATTTTGATCTGGCGGAAGGAGTACTCAATGGATTGAGGGATATCCTGAATATAGCGAACATATCCATGGATCAGGTGGACTATATCATCCACGGGACAACCATAGGAACTAATGCCATTGTGGAGGGCAAGGGAGCAAGGATCGGGCTTATCACCACGGCGGGTTTCGAGGACGTCCTTGAAATCAGGCGTGTTGCCAGGCCAAAGGAGGCGGCCTTTGATTTTGGGGCGGATAATCCCCCTCCTCTCGTCCCTCGGTATTTGAGAAAAGGGGTCAGGGAACGGATCGACAGCAAGGGATGCGTGGTGGTCCCTTTGGAAGAAAAAGATGTAGAGCAAGTTTGTGCCTTTTTCAAGGAACAGCAGATTGAGGCCGTGGTCGTATCTTTTCTTTTTTCCTTCCTGAACCCCCTGCATGAAAAACGGGTGGCCGAGATCGTGGGGGATCTCCTTCCGGGGATTCCCGTCTCCCTCTCTTCGGAAATCTGCCCGGAGTTCCGCGAGTACGAGCGGACCTGCACAACCGTCATGAACGGCTACCTGGGGCCGGTCATCCGGGACTACATGGACAATCTGACGGCCCGCTTGTCAAGGGAATTCGGAGAAGTGACGCTTCACATCATGCAGAGTAACGGCGGCACCATGACAGCTGAAGTGGCTAAAGATCATGCCTCCCATCTCATCAACTCAGGACCGGCCGGAGGGGCCATTGCCGCTGCCTTTGTGAGTCGCTTGACCGGAAGCGCAATGGCCGTTGGCGCGGACATGGGTGGAACCACCTTCGACATTTCCATTATCGACCAAAACCTGCCCAAAACCACTACGTGGGGTGGAGTAACCAATTATCCCATCAAGCTTCCTATGGTGGACCTCAAGACCATTGGAGCAGGCGGTGGAAGCATCGCCTGGGTGGATGAGGGAGGAGTCCTCAATGTAGGCCCGCAAAGCGCCGGGTCCGACCCCGGACCGGCTGGTTACGGTTGGGGAGGAACCCTGCCAACTGTATCAGATGCCAACCTCGTCCTTGGCAGGCTGAACCCCGATTATTTTCTTGGTGGGAAACTCCCGCTCTACCCCGAAAAGGCCCGGGCGGCAATAGAGGAACACGTGGCCAAGCCCATGAACCTGAGTGTGGAAGAGGCCGCAGCCGGCATCATTCGCATTGTCAACGCAAATATGGCCAAAGGCATCAGCGGGAACTCTGTTGAAAGGGGTTACGACCTGAGGGAATTCGCCCTTATCACCATGGGCGGGGCGGCGGCACTTCATGCAGCGGAGATCGCCAAGGAACTGAGTATGGCCCGAGTGATCGTGCCCGCAATGAGCGGCAATTTCTCGGCCGTCGGCATGGTGGTAGCCGATATCCAGCATGACTATGTGCGCACCTATGCGAAAAAGCATTGGAACATTCACCCGGAGGATCTTCTGGCCCGGTTCAAAGAGATGGAAGAGGAAGGGATGAAGCAGTTAAGGGAAGAAAAAGTCCCCGAAGATCGTATAGAAATCACCTGGTCGGCGGACCTGCGATACGAAGGGCAGTCCTGGGAGCTGAACACCCCGATCCCCGTAAATCACGCACTCAAGACAGGAGATATCCTGAAAATCGTGGAAGATTTCCATGCCCTTCACCAGCGGGTCTATTCCTATTCGGAGCCGGAGGAGACGGTGGAATTTATTAATCTCCGGGTAAGGGTCAAAGGCCTAAACCCACCCATTGCCATGGAAGCTGAATATCCGGAGGACACCGGATTTACAGGGGAACCAAAGGCCCTGAGGCCGGTCTACTTCGAAGGGGCCGGGTGGCAGGAGATTCCAATATATGAAAGGGATCTGCTTCCTGTAGGATCCCGTGTCCCAGGCCCCTGCATAATAGAAGAGAGAATCTCAACAGCCCTCATCCCCCAAGGGTTTACGGGCAGCATAGATTCATTCCGGAATATCATCATGGTTCAGGAACACTGGGAACAGACAAACATAGGAGGACGAAATGCCCCCTAA